A single genomic interval of Juglans regia cultivar Chandler chromosome 1, Walnut 2.0, whole genome shotgun sequence harbors:
- the LOC118347906 gene encoding uncharacterized protein LOC118347906 — protein MTCFFGSRHLLAASASLESRTLTAREMEDTPKRHCYDTAALEDTVGVSDDLLAWLSVEEDAVSQLMELLEDDAEKGSVSSATTAGSVKAAKVRFIEYPYSLPLIFQPSTSYVTINGNEESCGSSFSESDSSVMASVDMRGMLSIGKRLALLGAEAFALGEWNVAEGAREASEEEARGWSVVSGEGEAMDGCDVFEWDDKMLERFLGEDLEQ, from the coding sequence ATGACTTGCTTCTTCGGCAGTCGGCACCTTTTGGCAGCCTCTGCTTCTCTCGAAAGCCGTACTCTCACTGCAAGAGAAATGGAGGACACGCCAAAACGGCACTGCTACGACACGGCGGCCTTAGAGGACACGGTCGGTGTGAGCGACGACCTTTTGGCTTGGCTGTCCGTGGAGGAGGACGCAGTTTCGCAGCTAATGGAGCTGTTGGAGGACGACGCGGAGAAGGGCTCGGTAAGTTCTGCCACCACCGCAGGCTCCGTGAAGGCGGCAAAGGTGAGGTTTATTGAATACCCGTACTCGTTGCCGTTGATTTTCCAGCCTTCGACGTCGTACGTCACCATCAACGGAAACGAGGAGAGCTGCGGGTCGTCGTTCTCGGAGTCGGACTCATCAGTGATGGCTAGCGTGGATATGAGGGGGATGCTAAGCATTGGGAAGCGGCTAGCTCTGTTAGGAGCGGAGGCGTTTGCGTTGGGCGAATGGAACGTGGCGGAAGGGGCGAGGGAGGCAAGCGAAGAAGAGGCGCGTGGGTGGTCTGTTGTTTCTGGGGAAGGAGAAGCAATGGACGGCTGTGATGTGTTTGAATGGGATGATAAAATGCTAGAGAGGTTTCTGGGTGAAGATTTAGAGCAGTGA